The proteins below are encoded in one region of Brevinematales bacterium:
- a CDS encoding tetratricopeptide repeat protein produces the protein MQIENIINLALILFGLIIVTIFIIWIIRQFVQKDNSIISIKNAIRNKEYKQALQLAFLYTKNKQPFPIIYFYIAQCYEALFQYHKAIEYYEKVLVLKANEGKNVFTSDIHLKLGELYEFLKEKDIAMGYYKMVLDKFKFNSTALIRVANILFEKEQYLKAKNMLEVYLKIKPTDNKARYILAKIYNHEMTYFKAAHLINSIIETGKDSLMFFGFEIYELLANIYLRMKEHAKILNLLERFIIRKQYLEKALPLTILALLALGQKKQASEMLNECIEYFPISTRSEVLYQMGVKFFDAGEYYHALHLWKLAHQMDPSDSKLTKILDTHRALLNNPFLENIFTSDTHHLINYLIKIFHVASSNITDDTDIAIINLENSIGVVTKRPEPVTPGPFLNIEDVVKNLNNKKPVTLYTLYEVMETCKRYLFYSKITIVSGKEFLSFFSPKVISSMGDVKPKPGEIL, from the coding sequence ATGCAAATTGAGAATATTATTAATCTGGCATTAATTCTTTTCGGTCTTATAATAGTTACCATTTTTATTATTTGGATTATCAGGCAATTCGTTCAAAAAGATAATTCTATTATATCTATCAAAAACGCGATCCGGAATAAAGAGTACAAACAGGCGCTTCAGCTCGCCTTCCTTTATACTAAAAACAAACAACCCTTTCCGATCATTTACTTTTATATCGCGCAATGCTACGAGGCTTTATTTCAATATCATAAAGCGATCGAGTATTATGAGAAAGTACTGGTACTCAAGGCGAATGAGGGTAAAAATGTTTTCACATCGGATATCCACCTCAAACTTGGCGAACTTTATGAATTCCTGAAGGAAAAGGATATTGCGATGGGATATTACAAAATGGTTCTGGATAAGTTTAAATTCAATAGTACGGCGTTAATTCGCGTAGCAAACATCCTTTTTGAAAAGGAACAGTATCTTAAAGCCAAGAATATGCTGGAGGTCTATTTAAAGATCAAGCCGACAGACAATAAAGCCCGTTATATTTTAGCGAAAATCTATAATCATGAAATGACTTATTTCAAGGCCGCCCATTTAATCAATAGCATTATAGAAACCGGGAAAGACAGCCTGATGTTTTTCGGGTTCGAGATCTATGAACTGCTGGCAAATATCTATCTGAGAATGAAGGAACACGCGAAGATCCTCAATTTACTGGAAAGGTTTATTATCAGGAAGCAGTATTTAGAAAAGGCCCTGCCGCTGACTATTTTGGCCTTACTCGCGTTGGGACAGAAAAAGCAGGCCTCCGAGATGTTGAATGAATGTATCGAGTATTTCCCCATTTCAACAAGGAGCGAAGTGCTTTATCAGATGGGCGTAAAATTCTTTGATGCCGGGGAGTATTATCATGCCCTCCATCTATGGAAATTAGCTCATCAAATGGATCCGTCGGACAGTAAACTTACCAAGATACTGGATACCCACCGCGCGCTATTGAATAATCCTTTTCTTGAAAATATCTTCACTAGCGATACTCATCATTTAATAAACTATCTGATCAAAATATTCCATGTCGCTTCCAGTAATATTACCGATGATACGGATATTGCGATCATCAATCTGGAAAACTCTATCGGTGTAGTGACAAAAAGGCCCGAACCGGTGACCCCCGGGCCATTTTTAAATATTGAAGACGTAGTCAAGAATCTGAATAATAAAAAACCAGTGACTCTCTATACATTATACGAGGTAATGGAAACATGTAAACGCTACTTGTTTTATAGTAAGATTACTATTGTAAGCGGGAAGGAGTTTTTATCCTTTTTTAGCCCAAAAGTTATATCTTCTATGGGTGATGTAAAACCTAAGCCGGGAGAAATATTATGA
- a CDS encoding response regulator, whose amino-acid sequence MIKRKILLVEDEIIIASSIRKWLEELNYSVIGIAPSAEKAMVLIDEQLPELILMDIVLQGDADGIELADRIQKKYSIPIIFLTAYSDENTLERARISGPYGYLLKPVNPKDLTIAIENALYKHQEDNLRQIKTTLEYSMLDAINAGIIISDEDGNITNINKWAAIQFGYDLKKVYGKPLLEVFKRKDIQEKKEYSTARVQFPNKQTILVKYYLSSIQDENNESRGLLLFFEKNES is encoded by the coding sequence ATGATAAAAAGAAAAATATTATTAGTCGAGGATGAGATCATAATCGCCTCGAGTATTCGAAAATGGCTGGAGGAATTGAATTATTCAGTTATCGGCATAGCTCCATCCGCCGAGAAAGCTATGGTATTAATCGATGAACAACTGCCGGAACTGATACTCATGGATATAGTGCTGCAGGGCGATGCTGACGGGATCGAATTGGCGGACAGGATTCAGAAAAAATATTCTATCCCGATCATCTTTCTAACGGCGTATTCCGACGAAAACACCCTGGAACGGGCGCGGATATCCGGGCCCTACGGGTATCTGTTAAAGCCGGTGAATCCGAAGGACCTGACAATCGCGATAGAAAACGCGTTATATAAGCATCAGGAAGATAATCTCCGTCAGATAAAAACGACATTGGAATACTCGATGCTGGATGCCATCAACGCCGGTATTATCATTTCGGATGAAGACGGAAATATCACGAATATAAACAAATGGGCCGCGATCCAATTCGGATATGATTTGAAAAAGGTCTATGGGAAACCTCTTCTGGAAGTCTTCAAAAGAAAAGACATTCAGGAAAAAAAAGAATACTCTACCGCCAGGGTTCAGTTCCCGAACAAGCAGACCATCCTTGTAAAGTATTATTTGTCTTCTATTCAGGATGAAAATAACGAATCAAGGGGTTTACTGTTGTTTTTTGAGAAAAATGAGTCTTAA
- a CDS encoding PAS domain S-box protein has translation MLISLAPPVRKFLYFFLSILFSFVAFALQLLLGDLVYPSKWLFFYPAVFFSAWVGGLKGGIISTLISATLTWWFFLPTVNSFVIEDPESIFSIIIFIAMGFLFGISHNRIVKANKASSESLAAERSAVVQLENEKRYRRTLDYMIEGCQIIDRDWRYIYINDAAAAHGKLKKEELLGHTMMEMYPGIENTALFDILRTCIDKGIPHRMENEFFYPDGKKGWYDLSIQPVPEGIFILSLEITKNKQAERELMEKIDSIRNNEKLLDSIIENIPDMIYVKNASGLRYIKLNKAGEVMLGFTKEELLEKDVYEIFPEDEAKFFTKTSREVLNNKKTVDIPEETVLTKTAGERILHTRKIPIMDDQGDPLYLLGISEDITDQKILEEKLQEYHNHLEDLVKEKTEEIRQANNILFSINEELSSFSYSVSHDLRSPLRGIDGWSLALEEDYGDKLDDTAKGYINTIRSEVQRMAKLIDALLMLSKVSKTEIKLEKVDLSEFAEKIAADLVKQDENRKADFIIEPGLTANGDSSLLFILIQNLIENAWKFTGKCGRARIEFGKTVVDEKPVFFVRDNGAGFDMAFVNNLFTPFYRLHHALDFPGTGIGLATVRRIIIKHNGTVRAEGEPGKGAAFYFSL, from the coding sequence ATGCTGATTTCATTAGCGCCTCCTGTCAGGAAATTCCTGTATTTCTTTTTATCCATCTTGTTTTCGTTTGTCGCGTTTGCTCTTCAATTATTATTGGGCGATTTAGTTTATCCTTCCAAGTGGCTTTTCTTTTATCCCGCCGTATTCTTCAGCGCATGGGTCGGAGGGTTAAAAGGCGGAATAATCTCTACCCTGATATCGGCCACTCTTACATGGTGGTTTTTCCTGCCGACTGTAAATTCATTCGTCATTGAAGATCCCGAATCGATTTTTTCAATCATAATTTTTATTGCGATGGGATTTCTTTTCGGGATTTCTCATAATCGTATTGTAAAAGCGAATAAAGCATCCTCCGAGTCTCTCGCCGCCGAACGTTCGGCGGTTGTTCAGCTTGAGAACGAAAAACGCTATCGCCGTACATTGGATTACATGATAGAAGGGTGCCAAATTATTGACCGCGATTGGAGGTATATCTATATCAATGATGCCGCCGCTGCTCACGGCAAATTGAAAAAAGAAGAATTACTGGGGCATACGATGATGGAGATGTATCCCGGTATAGAAAACACCGCATTGTTCGATATATTGCGGACCTGCATCGATAAGGGAATCCCCCACCGGATGGAAAATGAATTTTTCTACCCGGATGGGAAAAAAGGCTGGTACGACCTGAGTATTCAGCCGGTGCCCGAAGGCATTTTCATCCTGTCCCTGGAAATTACTAAAAATAAACAGGCGGAACGGGAACTGATGGAAAAAATTGACTCCATCAGGAATAATGAAAAACTGCTGGATAGTATTATCGAGAATATACCGGATATGATATATGTAAAGAACGCGAGCGGTCTCCGTTATATCAAACTCAATAAAGCCGGAGAGGTAATGTTGGGTTTTACCAAAGAAGAATTGCTGGAGAAGGATGTTTACGAAATTTTCCCCGAAGATGAAGCGAAATTTTTTACAAAAACCTCCCGGGAAGTTTTAAATAATAAAAAAACCGTGGATATTCCTGAAGAAACGGTATTAACGAAAACGGCGGGGGAAAGAATACTCCATACCCGCAAAATACCCATCATGGATGACCAAGGAGATCCCTTGTATTTATTGGGTATATCCGAGGATATCACGGACCAAAAGATATTGGAAGAGAAATTACAAGAATATCATAATCACCTTGAAGATCTGGTGAAGGAAAAAACTGAAGAAATCCGGCAAGCGAACAATATCCTTTTTTCGATAAACGAAGAACTTTCCAGCTTTTCTTACTCCGTGTCGCACGATCTGCGGTCTCCGCTTCGCGGAATTGACGGATGGAGTCTCGCCCTCGAGGAAGATTACGGGGATAAGCTCGACGATACGGCGAAAGGGTATATCAATACAATCCGTTCGGAAGTGCAGCGGATGGCAAAACTGATCGACGCGCTCCTGATGCTTTCTAAAGTCAGTAAAACGGAAATAAAGCTCGAAAAGGTCGATCTATCGGAATTCGCTGAAAAAATCGCCGCGGATTTAGTCAAACAGGACGAAAACAGGAAAGCCGATTTTATTATCGAACCCGGGCTGACGGCGAATGGGGATAGCTCGCTCCTATTTATCCTCATTCAGAACCTCATTGAAAACGCGTGGAAATTTACCGGGAAATGCGGGCGGGCCCGTATAGAATTCGGGAAAACCGTTGTAGATGAGAAACCGGTATTCTTCGTGCGGGATAACGGCGCAGGCTTCGATATGGCGTTTGTGAACAATCTCTTTACCCCGTTCTATCGCCTGCATCACGCCCTTGATTTCCCCGGAACCGGGATAGGTCTTGCCACGGTACGGCGTATCATCATCAAGCATAACGGAACCGTACGGGCCGAGGGAGAACCCGGAAAAGGCGCGGCCTTTTATTTTTCTCTTTGA
- a CDS encoding response regulator, giving the protein MNEKSILLVEDNPSDVELTKRAFKKSNIVNNLIVVCDGQEALDYIFGTGKFEGRDTAIQPTVILLDLKLPKIDGITVLRRIKSDELARKIPVVVLTTSNEDSDLDTCYELGVNSYIRKPVDFNRFAEVVSQLGLYWMVLNEIPPKKR; this is encoded by the coding sequence ATGAACGAAAAAAGCATTTTATTGGTGGAGGACAATCCGAGCGACGTCGAACTGACTAAAAGGGCTTTTAAAAAAAGCAATATCGTTAATAATCTGATAGTCGTGTGTGACGGGCAGGAAGCTCTCGATTATATATTCGGTACCGGTAAATTCGAGGGCAGGGATACGGCGATTCAACCGACAGTTATTCTGCTCGATCTTAAACTGCCGAAAATCGACGGGATTACCGTCCTTCGCAGGATAAAAAGCGATGAACTTGCCCGGAAGATACCGGTAGTGGTACTGACCACATCGAACGAAGACAGCGACCTGGATACCTGCTACGAACTGGGTGTAAACAGCTATATCAGAAAACCCGTCGATTTTAACCGGTTCGCTGAGGTAGTCAGCCAGCTTGGATTATATTGGATGGTTTTAAACGAGATTCCTCCAAAAAAGAGGTAG
- a CDS encoding PAS domain S-box protein produces the protein MDKFLRVLFVEDSESDANLILRLLEKTDKKVISKRVETPDALRQSIDKDVWDIIICDHLMPGLDAEDALKIVQESGKDIPFIIVSGVIDEEYAARLMKKGAVDYLFKNNLIRLVPSIKRELKEAENRREKRRKDEALRVSEKLFSTVFRSSPIAITITRMSDGKFIELNDTVIKLLGYSRKELIGRTSVELGLYVNPDDRKRLIEELKAKGKVCNYETHFYDKKKNIIMTLQSLEIIDIEGEKCILSVYEDITERRKAEDKLKESEEQFRTLTSVSPVGIFECDPHGNIVYVNERWKKITGVGSLEIKGKNWMKMIYPDDRDDVMTMCKKTTESGTPCRKEYRFEHTDGKTIWVFCEILPEINASGQIKGFIGTLTDITESKMNEFELERILGEQNMIAETAVDLVSIKTSREMYMYLADRIKEIEPDIFALISSYDKKRNSVKILTVIGLENFLEPIINILGMNPFDIEIPLTDMTEDELARFSNLKLNYEPGGIYALAARKVPVLLCKAIEKLLGITAVFSIGFLWDNMLNGGVSFLVKNKESFLRFINIYEIIINQVSLYLQRITMEEHMHASEARYRRLFEAAKDGIFILDYETGNILDANPYICDILGYSWEELSGKKLWEIGVFDQKAISKEAFQILKNERYIRYEDIPLKAKNGQTIEVEFISNIYPVGDEKVIQCNIRDISERKLAENIIKQMAKFPLENPNPVIRIDGNGKVLFSNHAAQKNMDFSAEKLLRLGWREHIKECMESGNIKIVEQEINHKIFSLSFTPIPDTEYLNVYGVDITEKKRAEEAIKKDEARMEALLRISKYDAESIQVFLDYALEEVIKITGSQIGYIYFYNEDTKELILSSWSKGVMKECSIENPPSIYYLEKTGFWGEAVRQRKPIVNNDFQAPHPLKKGYPKGHAPLYRFVTIPVIFNDRIVAVVGAANKESDYTDTDIRQMILMMDTVWKYTEHRKIEEEVRKYRDHLEELVQEGYAELTRSEARYRMLFDKGNDAILVHELIEGEPSGKFTDVNEIACSMFGYTREEFLKLSPADINTEMDIKNDEAFLEDLNQLSHNLFERTIRAKDKKELIVEISAHIFKFLGKKTVISIIRDISERKTAERELVQAREMAEDANRSKSLFLSNMSHEIRTPLNAILGFSELLMRESALTGQQGDWLQTIKNSGEHLVSLINDILDVSKIEAGRAELNPEVINLRELLNNIKSMFIIKTDAKGILLTVTVEKDVPHYIETDAGKLRQILINLTGNAVKFTDKGSVSVSVYMDKNAGGSRLIADVEDTGPGIPGNELDHLFGTFEQSSEGIKKGGTGLGLYISRKYARMMGGDITISSTPGKGSCFSLELTIKEAQMKNGNIEDKTGKIIGLEKIDTKYRIMIADDEPANLQLLRSILKQTGFEIIGAVDGKQAFEYFIDKAPDLVFLDIRMPEMNGYEVIEKIRSNEKDTRTPIIALTASAFDEEKNKILERGADGYIRKPFKIEEIFKAVHAHLAVPYIYSTAESRTDKKKPVSLRKEEPALPKELIESLLEAAKSIDLDRVLELVDDAEKISPLIAEEIRQLAHAFQYETLIKLLNQQGDIK, from the coding sequence ATGGATAAGTTCCTTCGAGTGTTATTTGTCGAGGATTCCGAGAGCGACGCCAACTTGATACTCCGTTTATTGGAAAAAACGGATAAAAAAGTCATTTCAAAACGGGTCGAGACGCCGGACGCCTTGCGGCAATCGATCGATAAAGACGTTTGGGATATCATTATCTGCGATCACTTAATGCCGGGACTGGACGCCGAAGACGCGCTGAAAATAGTTCAGGAGTCCGGGAAGGATATCCCGTTTATCATTGTTTCGGGCGTGATCGATGAAGAGTATGCGGCCAGACTTATGAAAAAAGGCGCCGTCGATTACCTGTTTAAAAATAATCTCATCCGTCTCGTTCCGTCGATTAAAAGAGAATTAAAGGAAGCGGAGAATCGCCGGGAAAAAAGGCGAAAGGATGAAGCCCTCAGGGTATCGGAAAAACTGTTTTCTACAGTATTTCGCTCCAGTCCGATCGCGATTACCATCACGCGGATGAGCGACGGTAAGTTTATCGAACTGAATGATACTGTTATCAAACTGCTGGGCTATAGCCGGAAGGAGTTAATCGGACGCACATCCGTCGAACTCGGGCTGTATGTGAACCCTGACGACCGAAAGAGGCTTATCGAGGAACTGAAGGCAAAAGGTAAGGTTTGTAATTATGAAACCCATTTCTACGATAAGAAAAAAAATATTATTATGACCCTGCAGTCATTGGAAATAATCGACATCGAGGGCGAGAAATGTATTCTATCGGTGTACGAGGATATCACCGAAAGGAGAAAAGCCGAGGATAAACTCAAGGAAAGTGAAGAACAATTTAGAACGCTGACCTCCGTTTCCCCGGTCGGGATATTTGAATGCGACCCCCATGGAAATATAGTGTATGTCAATGAGCGTTGGAAAAAGATCACCGGCGTCGGCAGTCTGGAAATTAAGGGAAAAAATTGGATGAAAATGATTTACCCCGACGACCGCGACGATGTAATGACGATGTGTAAAAAAACTACCGAGAGCGGCACTCCCTGTAGAAAGGAATACCGCTTTGAGCATACCGACGGGAAAACTATCTGGGTTTTTTGCGAGATTCTGCCTGAAATAAACGCCTCAGGGCAGATTAAGGGTTTTATCGGTACGCTCACGGATATCACGGAATCAAAAATGAATGAATTTGAACTGGAGCGAATTCTCGGCGAGCAAAACATGATCGCGGAAACGGCGGTCGATTTGGTGTCGATAAAAACAAGCCGGGAAATGTACATGTATCTGGCGGATAGGATAAAAGAGATTGAACCGGATATTTTCGCTCTGATAAGCAGCTATGATAAAAAGAGGAATTCAGTTAAAATTTTAACCGTCATCGGGCTGGAAAATTTTTTGGAACCGATAATAAATATTCTCGGAATGAATCCCTTCGATATAGAAATCCCTTTAACAGATATGACGGAGGATGAATTAGCCCGTTTTTCCAATCTTAAATTAAATTACGAACCCGGCGGAATCTATGCTTTGGCGGCGAGAAAAGTGCCCGTCCTGTTATGTAAAGCGATAGAAAAGCTGCTCGGTATAACCGCGGTTTTTTCGATCGGTTTTTTATGGGACAATATGCTGAACGGGGGCGTTTCATTTTTGGTAAAGAATAAGGAATCCTTTTTACGTTTTATTAATATCTATGAAATCATTATCAACCAGGTGTCGCTCTATCTGCAGCGGATAACTATGGAAGAACATATGCACGCTTCGGAGGCGCGTTACCGCCGGCTTTTCGAGGCCGCGAAGGACGGTATTTTTATATTAGACTATGAGACGGGAAACATACTTGACGCTAATCCGTACATCTGCGACATTCTGGGATATTCATGGGAAGAACTCTCCGGGAAAAAGCTGTGGGAAATCGGGGTGTTCGATCAAAAAGCGATCTCCAAAGAAGCCTTCCAGATTTTAAAAAATGAAAGGTATATCCGTTACGAAGATATACCGCTGAAAGCAAAAAACGGACAGACTATCGAGGTGGAATTCATTTCCAATATTTACCCGGTCGGAGATGAAAAGGTAATCCAGTGTAATATCCGGGATATTTCCGAACGAAAGCTCGCTGAAAATATTATAAAACAAATGGCGAAGTTCCCATTGGAGAACCCGAATCCGGTCATCAGAATAGACGGGAACGGAAAAGTACTATTCAGTAATCATGCCGCCCAGAAAAACATGGATTTTTCAGCGGAAAAACTTCTGCGATTGGGTTGGAGGGAGCACATCAAAGAATGCATGGAAAGCGGGAATATCAAGATTGTAGAGCAGGAAATTAATCATAAGATATTCAGCCTTTCATTCACCCCGATACCGGATACTGAGTATCTGAATGTTTACGGGGTGGATATTACGGAAAAAAAGCGCGCGGAGGAGGCAATTAAGAAGGATGAGGCCCGGATGGAGGCGCTCCTGCGTATTTCGAAATATGACGCCGAATCCATACAGGTCTTCCTTGATTATGCCCTCGAGGAGGTGATAAAAATAACCGGCAGTCAAATCGGCTATATTTATTTCTATAACGAGGATACGAAAGAACTGATACTCAGTTCATGGTCGAAGGGTGTGATGAAAGAATGCAGTATAGAAAATCCGCCGTCAATCTATTATCTTGAAAAAACGGGTTTCTGGGGCGAGGCGGTTCGTCAGCGGAAACCGATCGTGAATAACGATTTTCAGGCGCCTCATCCTTTGAAAAAAGGTTACCCGAAAGGGCACGCTCCATTATATAGATTTGTAACTATTCCGGTTATTTTTAACGACAGGATTGTCGCGGTGGTGGGGGCAGCGAATAAGGAAAGCGATTATACCGATACGGATATTCGCCAGATGATACTGATGATGGATACCGTGTGGAAGTATACCGAGCACAGAAAAATTGAAGAAGAGGTACGGAAGTACCGCGACCATCTCGAGGAACTGGTTCAGGAGGGTTATGCCGAGCTTACCCGGTCGGAAGCGCGTTATAGGATGCTTTTCGATAAGGGGAACGACGCGATACTGGTACATGAGCTTATCGAGGGTGAGCCGTCCGGGAAATTTACCGACGTGAATGAAATCGCCTGCTCGATGTTCGGCTACACCCGGGAAGAATTCCTTAAATTATCGCCTGCTGATATTAATACGGAAATGGACATAAAAAACGACGAGGCATTTCTGGAAGACCTGAATCAGCTCAGCCATAATCTCTTCGAGCGTACGATACGTGCCAAGGATAAAAAAGAGCTTATTGTCGAGATCAGCGCCCATATTTTTAAATTTTTAGGGAAGAAAACGGTCATATCCATTATCCGGGATATTTCGGAACGTAAGACAGCTGAACGGGAACTGGTTCAGGCAAGGGAAATGGCCGAAGATGCAAACCGTTCCAAGAGCCTGTTCCTCTCCAATATGTCGCATGAGATACGCACCCCGCTGAACGCAATTCTGGGGTTTTCGGAATTACTGATGCGTGAAAGCGCGTTAACGGGACAGCAGGGAGATTGGCTTCAAACTATTAAAAATTCCGGCGAACATCTGGTCAGTCTGATTAACGATATTCTCGATGTTTCGAAAATCGAAGCGGGGAGGGCGGAACTTAATCCCGAGGTGATCAATTTAAGGGAATTGCTGAATAATATAAAGAGTATGTTCATTATAAAAACCGATGCGAAGGGAATACTGCTGACGGTAACCGTCGAGAAGGATGTCCCGCATTATATCGAAACCGACGCGGGAAAGCTCCGTCAGATACTGATCAACCTCACGGGAAACGCGGTAAAATTCACGGATAAGGGAAGCGTGTCAGTGAGTGTTTATATGGATAAAAATGCGGGCGGCTCCCGTCTGATCGCGGACGTCGAAGATACGGGGCCTGGTATTCCGGGTAATGAATTGGATCATCTTTTCGGTACGTTCGAGCAGTCGTCGGAGGGAATCAAAAAAGGCGGAACCGGTTTGGGCCTTTATATCAGCAGGAAATACGCCCGTATGATGGGCGGTGATATTACCATATCCAGTACGCCCGGAAAGGGCAGTTGTTTCAGTTTAGAGCTTACGATAAAAGAAGCACAGATGAAAAACGGCAATATTGAAGATAAAACCGGAAAAATAATCGGGCTGGAAAAAATCGACACGAAATATCGTATCATGATAGCCGACGACGAGCCCGCGAATTTGCAATTGCTTCGTTCAATACTGAAGCAAACCGGGTTCGAGATAATCGGCGCCGTCGACGGGAAACAGGCATTTGAATACTTCATTGATAAAGCGCCCGACCTTGTCTTCCTTGATATCAGGATGCCCGAAATGAACGGATATGAAGTGATCGAGAAAATCAGATCGAACGAAAAGGATACCCGCACCCCGATCATAGCGTTGACGGCCAGCGCATTCGATGAAGAAAAGAATAAAATTCTCGAAAGGGGCGCGGACGGATATATCCGAAAACCGTTCAAGATAGAGGAAATTTTTAAAGCGGTACATGCCCATCTAGCCGTCCCGTATATTTACAGTACGGCTGAAAGTAGGACTGATAAAAAGAAACCCGTAAGCCTACGGAAAGAAGAACCGGCGCTGCCAAAAGAGCTGATCGAATCTTTACTGGAAGCCGCGAAAAGTATCGATCTGGATCGTGTGCTCGAGTTAGTCGATGACGCGGAAAAGATTTCTCCGCTGATTGCCGAAGAAATCAGGCAATTAGCCCATGCATTTCAGTACGAAACATTGATCAAACTGCTAAATCAACAGGGAGATATAAAATGA
- a CDS encoding response regulator yields MNENTITDRADKKANIMIIDDVPANLQVLSEFLKNKAYKVRPVTNGKMALQAMHIEQPDLILLDITMPDMNGFEVCEILKKDEKLKHIPVIFISAIDGISDKVKAFTMGGVDYITKPFHYEEVLARVDTQLNLYNLQRRLASYNQELEEVVQRQVKEISDSQMATIFAIAKLAESRDEDTGTHLERVQKYCRILALKLREKEPYQAEIDNSFIRDIFQASPLHDIGKVAIPDAILLKQGKLTPEEFEVMKTHTSLGSDTLKAVNVNYPNNSFINMGIKISRSHHERWDGMGYPDGLSAGNIPLCARIMAIADVYDALRSKRCYKPPFPHDKSRDIIMEGKGAQFDPIVVETFEETQNEFREIAGTMVE; encoded by the coding sequence ATGAACGAAAATACAATCACCGACCGCGCGGATAAAAAAGCCAATATCATGATTATTGACGATGTGCCGGCAAACCTTCAGGTTCTATCCGAGTTCCTGAAAAATAAGGCTTATAAAGTACGGCCTGTTACCAACGGGAAAATGGCGCTCCAGGCGATGCATATCGAACAACCGGATCTGATCCTTCTGGATATAACGATGCCGGATATGAACGGTTTCGAGGTCTGCGAGATATTAAAAAAGGATGAAAAACTGAAACATATCCCGGTTATTTTTATCAGCGCGATCGACGGTATTTCGGATAAAGTCAAGGCGTTTACCATGGGGGGTGTGGATTATATTACAAAACCCTTTCATTATGAGGAAGTTCTGGCGCGGGTCGATACCCAGTTAAATCTTTATAATCTCCAGAGAAGACTCGCATCATATAATCAGGAACTGGAGGAAGTAGTTCAGAGGCAGGTAAAGGAAATATCCGATTCTCAAATGGCTACGATTTTCGCTATCGCGAAATTGGCCGAATCGCGGGATGAGGATACCGGCACGCATCTGGAGCGTGTCCAAAAATATTGCCGAATTCTGGCATTGAAACTGAGAGAAAAGGAGCCTTATCAAGCGGAAATAGACAATTCATTCATTCGGGATATTTTTCAGGCAAGCCCGCTCCATGATATCGGAAAGGTCGCTATTCCCGATGCGATTCTCCTCAAACAGGGAAAATTGACCCCTGAGGAGTTCGAGGTAATGAAAACGCATACTAGTTTGGGTTCGGATACCCTGAAAGCCGTAAATGTCAACTATCCGAATAACTCATTCATTAATATGGGTATTAAAATCTCCCGTTCGCACCACGAGAGATGGGATGGGATGGGATACCCCGACGGCCTTTCGGCGGGCAATATCCCGTTGTGCGCGCGTATAATGGCGATAGCGGATGTTTACGACGCGCTCCGGTCGAAACGTTGTTATAAGCCGCCGTTTCCGCATGATAAGAGCAGGGATATTATCATGGAGGGAAAGGGCGCCCAATTCGACCCGATTGTGGTGGAGACCTTTGAAGAAACACAGAACGAATTCCGCGAAATTGCCGGTACTATGGTAGAATAG